One window of Balearica regulorum gibbericeps isolate bBalReg1 chromosome 20, bBalReg1.pri, whole genome shotgun sequence genomic DNA carries:
- the CEL gene encoding bile salt-activated lipase — MALTHSCPRSYIYVSLHLAPQGALAMARWEILCFALCSYLGVAQAATLGVVYTEGGFVEGENKKLGLFENYIDIFRGIPFAAPPKTLEDPQPHPGWDGTLQAKKFKNRCIQMTLTQTDVRGSEDCLYLNIWIPQGRRQVSTNLPVMIWIYGGAFLVGGSQGANFLDNYLYDGEEIAVRGNVIVVTVNYRLGPLGFLSTGDENLPGNYGLKDQHMAIAWVKRNIKAFGGDPENITIFGESAGAVSVSLQTLSPKNKGLFKRAISQSGVGLCSWAIQKDPLAWAEKLGEKVGCPIDNTTALAHCLRVSDPKAVTLAYHLHLTNLPSPLVHTLALTPVIDGDFLPDMPENLFANSADIDYIAGVNNMDGHIFAGIDLPAINRPLVKITADEIYNLIKGLTVDRGERGANATYTVYTQAWGDNPDQEVMKKTVVDLITDYIFLVPTQWALNLHLQNARSAKTYSYLFSQPSRMPIYPRWVGADHADDLQYVFGKPFATPLGYLPKHRTVSSAMIAYWTNFARTGDPNKGNSEVPVNWPPYSNEGTYYLEINNKINKDSVKQNLKTRYVNFWNSVYRNLPQVANISLTEELLWS; from the exons ATGGCATTGACACACAGCTGCCCTCGTAGCTATATATACGTAAGCCTCCATCTGGCTCCTCAGGGTGCACTCGCCATGGCTCGCTGGGAGATCCTGTGCTTTGCCTTGTGCTCCTACCTCGGGGTAGCACAGGCTGCAACC CTGGGTGTGGTGTACACCGAGGGAGGTTTTGTGGAAGGCGAGAATAAAAAACTGGGACTCTTTGAGAACTACATTGACATCTTCAGAGGGATCCCCTTTGCTGCCCCTCCAAAGACTCTGGAAGACCCCCAACCTCATCCTGGCTGGGATG GAACATTGCaggcaaaaaaattcaaaaatcgCTGCATACAGATGACGCTTACACAAACTGATGTCCGCGGCAGTGAGGACTGTCTCTATCTGAACATCTGGATCCCTCAAGGAAGGAGACAGG TCTCTACCAACCTGCCAGTGATGATCTGGATCTACGGTGGCGCCTTCCTTGTAGGAGGGAGCCAGGGAGCCAATTTCCTCGATAACTACCTCTATGATGGTGAGGAGATTGCTGTGCGGGGCAATGTGATCGTGGTGACCGTCAACTATCGCCTGGGGCCCCTTGGCTTCCTCAGCACTGGAGATGAAAACTTGCCAG GGAACTATGGACTGAAGGACCAGCACATGGCTATTGCCTGGGTGAAGAGGAATATCAAGGCCTTTGGGGGTGACCCAGAAAACATCACCATCTTTGGGGAATCAGCTGGTGCTGTCAGTGTCTCCCTGCAG ACGTTGTCCCCAAAGAACAAGGGCCTGTTCAAGAGAGCCATCAGCCAGAGCGGTGTGGGTCTCTGCAGCTGGGCCATCCAGAAGGACCCGCTCGCCTGGGCTGAAAAG cttggAGAAAAAGTGGGCTGCCCCATAGACAACACCACTGCCTTGGCCCACTGCCTGCGCGTCTCTGACCCCAAAGCCGTGACGCTGGCCTACCACCTGCATCTGACCAACCTGCCCT ctcccctgGTTCACACACTCGCCCTCACTCCTGTCATCGATGGAGACTTCCTCCCAGACATGCCAGAGAACCTCTTTGCCAACAGCGCTGACATTGACTACATTGCTGGGGTCAATAACATGGATGGACATATCTTTGCTGGCATTGATTTACCTGCTATCAACCGCCCGCTTGTCAAAATCACTGC GGACGAGATCTATAATTTGATCAAAGGACTTACTGTGGACAGGGGTGAGCGTGGAGCCAATGCAACATACACAGTCTACACACAAGCATGGGGAGACAACCCAGACCAGGAGGTCATGAAGAAGACAGTGGTGGACCTGATTACTGACTACATCTTCCTGGTTCCCACGCAGTGGGCACTGAATCTGCACCTGCAGAATGCCCG GAGTGCCAAGACATACAGCTACTTGTTCTCCCAACCATCCCGAATGCCCATCTACCCACGCTGGGTAGGGGCAGACCATGCTGATGACCTGCAGTACGTGTTTGGGAAACCTTTCGCCACCCCCCTGGGCTACCTGCCCAAGCACAGAACTGTCTCAAGCGCCATGATTGCTTACTGGACCAATTTTGCCAGGACAGG CGACCCCAACAAAGGGAATTCAGAGGTGCCTGTTAACTGGCCGCCCTACTCCAACGAGGGCACTTACTACCTGGAAATCAACAACAAGATAAACAAAGACTCTGTGAAGCAGAATCTGAAAACCCGGTATGTGAACTTCTGGAACTCGGTCTATCGGAATCTGCCGCAGGTTGCCAACATCTCCCTGACTGAGGAACTGCTGTGGAGCTAA
- the LOC142604657 gene encoding general transcription factor 3C polypeptide 5-like, whose product MENAKYETQNSKEEDCAPGFAMGEKLVGLSRARRPHNAIFVNFDDEEIPTKPLDAAVQTWRKVCTNPVDKKVEEELRKLFEGRPVWSRNAVKANISVHPDKLKLLLPYLAYYMLTGPWRSLWVRFGYDPRKHPEAKFYQVLDFRIRCGMKYGYTPNDMPVKAKRSTYNYSLPITVKKPGMLCQQKGCLALLFLCSEDGKEQLTYESAEDEDDKEEEEEDFKPSDRREKNKFWTMCELTEQSGCCWTEPSLLLFLECRGVSNHAQDVGKQNLH is encoded by the exons ATGGAGAACGCTAAATATGAGACTCAGAACTCCAAGGAGGAGGATTGTGCTCCTGGCTTTGCCATG GGTGAGAAGCTGGTGGGCCTCAGCAGGGCCCGTCGCCCGCACAACGCTATCTTTGTGAACTTTGATGACGAAGAAATCCCAACCAAACCACTGGATGCTGCTGTGCAGACCTGGAGGAAAGTGTGCACCAATCCTGTGGATAAAAAGGTGGAGGAAGAGCTGAGAAAA CTCTTTGAAGGCCGTCCTGTCTGGTCTCGGAATGCAGTAAAAGCCAATATCAGTGTCCACCCGGACAAGCTGAAACTTCTGTTGCCGTATTTGGCTTATTACATG ttAACAGGTCCTTGGAGAAGCTTATGGGTTAGGTTTGGGTATGACCCCAGAAAACACCCTGAAGCAAAGTTTTACCAAGTACTGGACTTCAGAATTCGCTGTGGAATGAAATATG GTTACACCCCTAACGACATGCCTGTGAAAGCAAAACGCAGCACCTATAACTACAGTCTGCCCATCACTGTCAAGAAGCCAGGTatgctgtgccagcagaagGGCTGTCTggctcttctgtttctttg CAGTGAAGATGGCAAAGAACAGCTGACATACGAGTCTGCAGAGGATGAGGATgacaaagaggaggaggaagaggatttCAAGCCTTCAGACAGGcgtgaaaaaaataaattctggaCTATGTGTGAACTCACTGAGCAGTCTGGCTGCTGTTGGACCGAACCGTCTCTGCTCTTGTTCCTTGAGTGCCGAGGGGTCAGCAACCATGCCCAGGATGTGGGAAAGCAGAACTTGCACTAA